Part of the Pseudomonas lijiangensis genome is shown below.
ATCGGCGTCACATAGGCGTTGACCCAGTAATGATCGCCATTCTTGCAGCGGTTCTTGACGATGCCCATCCACGGCTGGCCACTTTTCAGGGTGGTCCACATGTGCTCGAAAACGGCGGAGGGGACATCCGGGTGGCGAACCAGATTATGCGGCGCCTTGATCAGCTCGTCGTGACTGAACCCCGAGACTTCCTGGAAGATCTCGTTGCAGTAGGTGATCACACCTTTGGTATCGGTGGTGGAAATCAACCGCTGTTCAGCAGGGAATGTCCGTTCACGTTGAGTGACTGGCTGGTTGTTACGCATGGCTTTCGGTCCTTCGATCCAATAGGCTTCGGAGAGTTATCGGCAAACGAGTCTGTAAATTGAGCTTTGCAGGTGAATCAGTAGAGAATCATTGTCATCTATCAATGCTTATCGATCCAGCATCGGGTAAGTGAACAGCCCGAAATGAATCAGGTTCAAGCCGAAGTGGCTGATGACGGCGGCTTGCAGGCCACCAAAACGATAGGCAATGCCATAACCCACACCGGCCAGACTCGCGAGCAATACCCATTGCCATCCCGAGCCGAAATGGGCGAGCCCGAACAGTATGGCAGCGATACCGATGGCAAGCGTGCTGCCCAGCCATGTTTTGTTAAAGATTTGTTGCAGTGCGCCTTGCAGATAGGCACGGAAGAACAACTCTTCGGTGATTGTCACCAGCAATAGATTGTTGAGTAACCAGAGGGTGCCGTGCTCCGGCCATTTTACAGACCAGCCGGTGACGCCAAGTGCAGCGGCCACTGTCATGCACAGCACAGTGGTAGTGATCAGGCTCAGGGCTGCCACTTTCAACGAGCGGGCAGTAGCCACTGATGTCAGGATCCATGGGCAGAACAGGAGCACCCAGAAGCCAATCAGCGGTTTATCCAGATTCAGGGACATGGAGAAGGGCACAGCTTCAGGGCTGAAGCGAACCGCGTCGAACACTTTTGCGCTATTGAAGCCGGGCAGCAGATGAGCGGCCAGAGCAAGGCCCGTGACAATGAAGGCTGCATGCCCCAGCCCGCGGGGCATCCCGTGTCTTTGCCTGACCAACAGCCCTGCGATCAGCAGAAGGCCGACTGCCAGGGCAGCCGGCCACTGCAATTGGCCGTAGAGCAACGCAATGACATAACCGAGACCAAGCAGGCTGAAAAACACCCGATGCGTTGGTGTCATGGGGAATCTCCAAGCGTAAAAGTGGAGATTCTAAGATGCTCTTGCCGCCTGACAGGTGTTAATTATGTAGTTACGACGCAATCAACTGCCTCAACACATAATGCAGAATCCCTCCTGATTTGAAGTACTCCACTTCGTTGAGCGTGTCGATCCGGCACAGTACCTCCAGATCTTCCTTGCTGCCGTCTTCACGGGTGATCTTGAGCGTCAGGCTCATGCCAGGCCGCACCTCGGCACCGGTCAGCCCGCTGACTTCCAGTGTTTCCTTGCCGGTCAGGTTCAGGGATTTACGGTTCTGGCCATTCTTGAACTGCAGGGGCAAGACACGCATCCCGACCAGATTGGAGCGATGGATCCGCTCGAAACTTTCGGCGATGACTGCTTTTACGCCCAGCAGGTTGGTGCCCTTGGCGGCCCAGTCGCGGCTTGAGCCGGTACCGTATTCCTGGCCCGCAATGATCACCAGTGGCGTGCCTTCTGCCTGATAGCGCATGGCGGCGTCATAGATAGCCAGTTTTTCGCCGCTGGGCACATGCAGGGTATTGCCGCCTTCCTCGCCGCCCAGCATTTCGTTGCGAATGCGGATATTGGCGAAGGTGCCGCGCATCATCACTTCATGATTGCCACGGCGTGATCCGTAGGAGTTGAAGTCCTTGGGCTCTACACCCTGATCACGCAGGTAGCGTCCTGCCGGGCTGTCAGTCTTGATATTGCCTGCCGGGGAAATATGGTCGGTGGTTACCGAGTCCCCCAGCAGTGCCAGAATCCGCGCGTCCTGAATATCCTCGATCACCGGCAAGGGACCTGCGATGTCGGCAAAGAACGGTGGATGCTGGATATAGGTCGAGTCCTGCTGCCAGACATAAGTGGCTGCCTGCGGGACTTCGATGGCCTGCCATTGCTCGTCACCGGCGAAGACCTCGGCGTATTCCTTGTGGAACATGCCGGTATTGACGCTTTGCACGGCTTCGGCGATTTCCTGCTGGCTGGGCCAGATATCACGCAGGTAGACCGGTTTGCCGTCCGAGCCTTCACCCAGGGATTCGCTACTGATATCGATACGCACTGTACCCGCCAGGGCATAGGCCACGACCAGAGGTGGCGATGCCAGCCAGTTGGTCTTTACCAACGGGTGAACCCGGCCCTCGAAATTACGGTTGCCGGACAATACCGAGGCCACG
Proteins encoded:
- a CDS encoding CPBP family intramembrane glutamic endopeptidase, with the translated sequence MTPTHRVFFSLLGLGYVIALLYGQLQWPAALAVGLLLIAGLLVRQRHGMPRGLGHAAFIVTGLALAAHLLPGFNSAKVFDAVRFSPEAVPFSMSLNLDKPLIGFWVLLFCPWILTSVATARSLKVAALSLITTTVLCMTVAAALGVTGWSVKWPEHGTLWLLNNLLLVTITEELFFRAYLQGALQQIFNKTWLGSTLAIGIAAILFGLAHFGSGWQWVLLASLAGVGYGIAYRFGGLQAAVISHFGLNLIHFGLFTYPMLDR